Genomic window (Juglans microcarpa x Juglans regia isolate MS1-56 chromosome 2S, Jm3101_v1.0, whole genome shotgun sequence):
AATGGGTTAGGTTAGGATTTAAAAGTTTGACATATTTAACTTAACAGGTTGGATTTGAATTGACTTATATAGTCGAATGTTTATGACTTGACACGACCTGAAAACACGACTTGACACCCCGGGGCCAAATCAtgttctttccttcttcttcttcttcttctccttttttttttttttttttttggcaacatGTGTGAAACTTACGGACCATGAGTATTTTAACTCTGTTTCTAGGACTTTGCTGTAACTGGTACATTTCTTTTGATACACCTTGAATCGTCCCTGCCGTATCAGTTATTACTACTCCCTTGTTCCAGATgttagtagaaaaaaaaaaaaatcaatcttattttcTAATTGCAAGTTTCTCAAGAATTTTGATTCAAAACTAACAATCGAACTCGATAACCTCCATAATGAGATTAGCATTCAGAAAACTTTGTATGCTGGACATGTAATTGATGCTTCGGAATTGACAACTACACTACATGCAGGCAGTCCACCATGTAGAGGAAAAGGGTGGGTTCATTACATACAAAGGATTGATTACAAACTGTTTGTACAATAGAGGTGCACAATGCACACTCACATGAACAATGGAAACACTGTTTCAAGGATTTTTGTTGTCAGAAATTCATTACTAATCGTGTTCCCATTTGCATCGAATCCTATGAGTGTGCCTAAAATCCCATTTCAGCACTAAACGTCCATCCATTCTCCTCAAAACAAAACTCTCCACCAGCACATAGCATCCAAATCTCTGCCACTCACTCTCACTTGTAATTTGTTCAGCCCTCTCCACCTTCACTTCTCTCTCTGTTCCATTAACCCACCCTCCTGCTTCTTGCACCCATCTCATATTCTCTACAATTGCATAGCTTAAACCCACACCCACAACTCCTCTGCCTCTCCTACCATTTTGGCTATTATCGACTTTAAACCAAATGAACCCATTTTGAGCATGTCTATCGTCTTTCACCGCTTCCTGCCCGGCAACTAAAGTCACTTCTCTTTGCACATCAGCATTCACGATGACAACATTGTCTTGGCTATTAGCATTCCCGCATGAGTAAATTTCTTCCCACTTTTGCTCTAGAGTCATGGTGTAAAACCTTGTCTTCTTCATCTGGCGCCTTACTCTGGTTTTCTCCCTTACAAATATAAACGGACAATACCATTTCCCCACAACAACGGAAGCCGAACGCTTTCTAAAGATGGGAAAATTGAAATCCGGGAGAAGTTCCCGAAGCGAGGCATCGAGGCCTAGAGCTTCCCTTAGTCGTAATCGATAGAAACTTGAGCCGCGGACTTTCCATCCCTTTTTTCTGAGGAATTTTGGAGGAATACCGTCCGGTGCTATAGACTTGGCAAAGAAACCTCCGCTTTGATGGCTGTGAATCTGAACTTGTTGGTATAGATCTCTGAGATTGAAAGGTTTTGGTCTTTTGTCCCTCAAGATGTCACTAAAGCAACATGTCATGACATCCATCTCTCTTGAACATTTGCACACTTTCCTGTAAGATTGACAGAATTAAACCCGCAAAATAAACCTATGTATGAGGGATTACCgacctacatgcatgcatatataatataccagTAATGTTGCATTGCAACAAGTATATCACTCCCTTGCATAGAAACTGCTTAATAAATGCGACATAGCATACATCGTTGGTGTCAAATTAAGCAGGTTTGCAGAGTCGAGCACTGCTCATGAAGTTGAACTTGAAACTGAGTTTAGAGCTAGAGGCTTATTTGTAATTTGAGGTTATAAGATAGCATCTATGAGTAAAGAGCATACCCTTTGTACCTGCCTTTTGCTCTGATAACATAGTAACGATTAGAAGACAGAGGCTTATCAAGAACTGGGATAAACAAAACCTTAGTGGCAGTCGTTTCTCCATACTCGGATGAATGAAAAATGGTCAGGATCTTATCTTGGGGGAATGGTAGCTTCTTAACTCTCTTACGCTTGCATATGCCCCAACAAAATGAATCTCCTGCTTCTGCTTCTTCATCTGTAATTACAAGATAACCAGAATATGGAGCATCAGGTGGCGGCTCTGAAAGGGTGCTCGGGGATTTCCGGTACATGGAAAGAGGCCTTGTCAcgtacatctctctctctctctctttctctctctctcaatggaAGTGTAGAAGAAGAGGGGCGGGGGGTGACTAGACTTATCAGGTTGATATCTTATGAATTAAGAATTGAAAGTGGAGTATTACCTTTGATAATGGAATTGTGAATGAATGATACATCAATTTTGAATATTGAGTTTTTGTACTTCTAATAGTAGAATCAAAGTATGAACCAAGAGACAGACTTTGGGACTTTAGCACTTTGCCAATTGCCACacattttcaatttgaattggGAAAGGGGAAATAAAGCAAATGAGATAAACACTGCTCACTTTATTTTCGACTTTATCATTGTCCGTTGTATTAGCTTTTAGAGTGTGTTTGtatattgaaatgagttgagttaagttgagttgtaatgataaaatattgttagaatattattttttaatattattattattttgggatttgaaaaagttgaattgtttattatattttgtgttggaatttgaaaaaattgtaatgatgagttaaaatgagttgagagtagttcaagatccaaacaaagcccctgtttaaattcaaaaagttttacatctcatcattataacttttttaaatttttacacaaaatataataaataattcaactttttcaaatctcaaatcatcttttttaaatataaaaataataataatattaaaaattaatattttaacaatattttttttaacttttatcttttatataaaattatctcatctcatctcatctcttctatGAATCCAAACTAACTTCTAAACTCAAACTAACTTCTAAACTGCTTGTTGGGAACTATATATCAACAGTACACAGATCCAACTTGATCGAATAAACTTCGTGCAATTGGCTGATTACCTTTTTGCATTATTGAACATTAAAAGGAAAGAAGTAAACGTGTCAGATCCTGTATGGATGGTGTGATTAGATAGGTCCCATTAAAATGAATGCTCTTGTAATATTAACTAGCCATATGGTATAATGCGACTATAATATCTCAAATCCTAAACATGGAAGGCAAGGCAGGCTGTTTCTTTCTTGAATTCAATTCTACGGATGTGTGTATAATCCATAATAACCTATATATCTACTCTCAATTTCTCTAATCCAAGATAAACTTTACTGCAACAATTAAACGCCAACATCTCTGTATATCTACACCCTCTGTAATTTCACATTGCTCTTACTACTCTAAACGGTGGCTGAAATTCACAACCTTCCTGCATTCATGGCCATATAACAGTCGTCACCAAAATAAGGCATGGACACCACTTTTTCCATCCTTCACGGGCCAGAGAAATGCTTGTAAATTAATCGTAATCTTAGCAATATAGTTATCCTTGAGCGCTGAATTCTAACCACTTTATCCTTAAAGTATTAAGATTGTAAATCCTTTGTACAAAGCTTTCAAAATTATTCTATATTAAAATCGTATTAAGGCAAAAGTTCCTAACTGTACAACGCACACGATTAAGGCCTTTCCCAATGTTATCCACAAGTTTGAGGTTAGCGAGGGCGTTACCGAAATTAAGGTATGGTTTAGGTTTAGAGATGGAatgattgagatgatttataaatagtagtgagatttatgagtttaaatttataaataataataaataatagtgagatgagttgatgatagCTTCTAATCAAAACCGGCtctaattcattatatttttttttttgacgtaAAAGATCGTATCGCCGCCGTTACAGTTTAccataagaaaaacaaataaattctgTGAGACGCAATTGAGTCTTACAGTTTCCCTCGTTCACCGCTGAAAACAATGCAGCTGTACATAGATGAGACCAAGACTCGTcagcacctccaccaccaccagagCTCTCCACAGTCACATGCTCCAGTTCCTCTCCGCCATAATCCACTCTCACAGACCCCGCATCAAACAGGTTCGTTCTCTCTTCTACCACTTCTCAACCTTACCCACCACCACCGCCACTTCTTTCACTGAtccatcatcaccatcatcttCGAAACTCCAAAACAACGATACCCGCTTAGATTTATCTTCTGTGAAATTCAATGGCTTTGCACAGTCTGTCATATTGAATTGTTCCCATTCTTTGGATAAGAAGAATGGCAAGGACTTTGCTAATGCCTCTGTCAAGGACCTCATTTTCTATATATCCGATATAGAGCCCAATACTGCGCGTAGGTTTATTAGGATTTCGGTACTGAAACCCGAAGACGTGCTTGGAATATTATTGGGTTTTCAATCTGAGAACGGGAAAGTTAGGATTGGAGCTAGGAAGGTTGAGACTTTGTGGGAAATCTTCAAGCGGGCGAATGAACAGGATAACGGTTTTAAGCATCTCCCTCGGTCGTGTGAGGTCATGGCCTCCTTGCTTATTCATGCGGGTATGCTTAGAGAAGTTGAATTCTTGCTTTCTACGATTGAGAGTCAAGGAATTTCATTGGATGGTCTTGAAATTTTCTGTAATTTGATTCAAGGGTATGCTGGTGATGGGGAATTAGAAAGAGCTATTGTGGTGTATGAACAAATGAGGGGGCGGGGTTTTATGCCATCGGTGGCCTGCTGTTGTGTTCTTCTTGATTTCTTGgttcaaaagaagaaaattcagTTGGCGAATCGAGTTTGTTGGGATATGCTGGAGATGAATGCTAATTTGAGTGATCCGGAGAAGGCTAGTTTTGAGAATGTCATCAGACTACTGTGTAGAAACGGACATATTCAGGAAGGAAGAAATCTTGCCAAGAAGGCTCTGGTTTCTGGTTTGGAGCCCAGTAGCTCtgttattaatgaaattgctCGTGGGTACTGTGAGAAGAAGGACTTTGAGGATCTGTTGAGTTTCTTTGCTCGCATGAAGTGTGTTCCAACTGTTATTGCTGGAAATAAGATTATGCATTGTCTATGTCTCAATTTTGGCACAGAAAGGGCAGGTTTGTTTTTACAAGAGTTGAAAGCCTTGTGTTTCAAACCCGATGAAATAACCTTTGGAATTTTAATTGGTTGGAGTTGCCATGAAAGGAAACTGAAAAAGGCCTTCTTTTATTTGTCAGACATGCTGTCCAAATGTCTGAAACCCCATATATGTTCCTATAATGCTCTTATCAGTGGGTTGTTTAAGGAAGGTATGTGGAAGCATGCCCAGGACATTATTCATGAAATGGTGGATCGGGGAACACCCCCTGATATATCAACTTTCAGAATACTGTTAGCTGGATTTTGCAAGGCTAGACAATTTGATGAAGTGAAAAGGACAGTTTGCCAGATGGCTAGGCATGGTTTTATTCAGCTCTCCTCATTAGAGGATCCGCTTTCCAAAGCATTTAGGGTCTTGGGGCTCGATCCATTAGCTGTGAGGTTGAAAAGGGACAACAATATCGGACTTTCTAAAACAGAGTTTCTTGATAATCTTGGGAATGGTCTTTATTTAGACACGGACCTGGATGATTATGAAAAAACAGTCACCAGGGTCCTTGAAGATTCCATGATACCCGATTTTAACACACTTATAATGGAGCAATGTGGTCATCGAAAGTTTAGAAATGCATTGCTAATGGTAAATGAAATGGTTCACTGGGGACAAGAACTGTCTTTTTCTGTCTTCTCAGCATTAGTACAAGGGTTTTGTTCATCCCGTTCCCATATCAAGGCAGTCGCTAAGCTTTTGGAGAAAATGCCAGAGTTGGCTGATCAGCTGGACCAAGAAACTCTCAATTTGGTTGTCCAGGCATACTGCAAGAAAGGATTGATAAACAGTGGGAAAATAATATTGGACAGAATGCTCCAAAGGCATTTAATTGCCAAGAGTGAGACGTACACTGCTCTAATATTGGGTTCATGTAAGAAAGGGAACTTGAAGGACCTTCATTGTTGCTGGGAAGTTGCTCAAAGAAACAAATGGTTACCAGGGTTGAAGGATTGTAAAGCTCTTGTGGGATGTCTTTGCCAGAGAGAAATGCTCAAGGAAGCATTACAGCTTCTTGAACATATGCTGGTTTATAACATTCCTGCAGGGTTAGATATTTTTTCAGTGTTTCTGGAAAATCTTTGTGCTTCTGGTTTTACAAGAATTGCACATGTATTGCTGGATGAACTTCTAAAGCAGGGTTTCATCTTGGATCGTGTGGCTTATAGCCATGTTGTAAGAGGGTTGTGTAGGGAGAAAAAATTTTCAGCGGCCTTTATGATGTTGGACAATATGCTAGCCAAGAATTTAGTTCCTTGCTTGGATGTGTCTGTTTTATTAATTCCTCAGCTATGTAGAGTTGGCAGATTTGAGAAAGCTATTGCCTTAAAAGAGATTGCTTTAAGAGAGCAAATTTTAGATTCATCTTCTTTACAAGGTGCGCTTGTAAAAGGGTTTTGTATGACAGGAAATGTTCGAGAAGTGGCCACTGTATTCCAGGATATTCTGTTTAAGGGGCTGCTTTCAGCTGTGGAACTTTATAACATGCTGGTCCAAGGGCATTGTCAAGTGAAAAACTTGAGGAAAGTTTGGGAGCTACTAGGTggttttataagaaaaaatttaagtCTCTCAATCTCGAGCTACAGGAATCTGGTGCGCTTGATGCTTTTGGAGGGTAGGGTCCCTCATGCACTGAATCTCACAGCGCTTATGCTTGGACAAAGCAAGTCTCATGATCTCATCATCTACAACATTCTCATATTCTATCTCTTCGCAACGGGGAACAGTTCACTTGTcaagaatatattatatcaattgCAAGAAAAGGAACTACTGCACAATGAAgttacttataattttcttatttatggGTTTTCTCAGTGTAAAGATGTATCAAGTACTGCACACTGTCTTTCTACTATGATTTCTAAGGAACTTAGGCCCAGTAATCGGAGCTTGAGAAGAGTAATAAGCAGCCTGTGTGGTGCTGGGGAGCTTGGAAAGGCCTTGTACTTGAGTCAAGAAATGGAATTAAGAGGCTGGGTTCATGGTTCAATCATTCAAAATGCAATTGTTGAGGGCCTTATCTCTCTTGGTAAGCTTCATGAAGCAGAAGATCTGTTGGACAGGATGGTTGAAAAATGTCTAATTCCTGACAATATCAATTATGATAATCTGATTAAGCGCTTCTGTTTGCTCGATAGACTGAACAAGGCAGTTGATCTTCTGAACATAATGTTGAAGAAAGGAACTGTCCCAAATTCTAGTAGTTACGATTCAGTAATTCAAGGTTTCTGTACCCAAAATAGATTGGATGAAGCCATGGATTTTTATACTGAGATGTTATATAGGGATCTTAAGCCTAGCATCAAAACTTCTGGCATGCTTGTTCATGCCTTATGCCAAAATGGGAGAACTGCAGAAGCTGAAAATTTACTAATTTCTATTCTTCAGGTTGGTGAAAGTACAAGGGAGATGTACTGTGCTGTAGTTAATAGGAATCGCTTAGAAAACAATCTCAAGAAGGCATCGGAGCTCATGCATGTGATGCAACAAAGGGGTTATGATCCAGACTTTGAGACACACTGGTCTCTCATAAGCAATTTAAGCAATTCCAGTGACAAGGACGATTGCAACAACAACCAGGGCTTTCTGTCAAGTCTGCTTTCCGTAAGTGGATTTGCTGGCAAAAGGGGTTCCAAGGCCGAACTGGGATAATTCGGCAACATCAAACTGGGCTTTTTGAGTTCTATTCAATTTAGGCTGTGGTCGGTTCTCCCTAGAAACTTCAAACGGTTGCTTCTGAGCGTACTGGTTTCACTAACTCTATTTTCCGTGAGGCTATTGGAGTACTGGACGTAATCATGTTGGACAGACGGTCTTATTGAAACCTTAAACTTTGTTGAGAAGTGTTAACACCCATTTTGTTGCAATATGTTTCCATTGCCGTGGTGCTTTTGCTAAAATAAGGCATGTACTAGAACTGCAAAACAATTTAGACTTCTACATTTTGTAAGCCCGTTAGATAGAGTAGAACAACTGTAGAATTACTAATTGAGATCATTTCCAGTGTACAATGACCATCGTATTATCAAAAATCGAATATGCGACGCATCTTTAAGAGGATCATAAAGGACTCAATTATCTTGTGTCCTCTTCTTTTTTCAGAATTGTTCATTGTTGAATtggaaataatattctattacaTAGTACATACCAtatcaagtttttttataaatgaaaagttgTCCATAAAAAGAGTTGGAAGTACATTAGCAAACATTGTTATACCCATCCTGCCCCCACTGACAAACCAGACATAATAGGTAGGGGTTTATGAACGTTGATGTAGCCGAGGATTTTGATTCATTCCCATTTGGTTTTAATCCGTTGGGTGTGCCTGAAATCACAATTCAGCACTAAACTTCCATCCATTCTCCTCAAAGTAAAGCTCTCCACCAACACATAACCACAAAGTCTCCTCCACAAATTGTCAGTCACCTCTACTTTCTCAGCCCACACCTCGCTATCTTGCCCATCAACCGACCCTCCTTCCTTTTGAATCCCTCTCATTCCATCCACGATGGCTGAACTCAAGCCCACGCGTCCACTATTCTGGTTCTGAACCCTAAACCAAATAAAACCATCAGACTCATTAACATTGCCATCAACTCTCACAGCTTTCATGCCATCTAGACAATACACTTCCCTGATCTCTACATTCGTGTTCACCGTCACAATGTTTCCTTCACCGCCATGATTCTCCTGGGAGTAAATTTGCTCCCAATATTGCTCTAAAGTCATCTTGTAAAACAAAGATTTCTTCATTTGGGTCTTCACAGAACCTTCCTCTTTTATGAATACAAAGGGAGAATACCATTTCCCTATGATAATAGGTGTTGAACGCTTGTGACTTGTTGGAATATTAAACTCTGGAAGGCACATTCGAAGTGAGGAATTAAGCCCGGCCTGGAGCGTCATCAAAACTATAATAAGACGGGCTTGAGTGTGCAGCTGTTCGGTACTTTTCCCTTAGAAATGATGGAGGGTAACAGTTAGGAAGTGCAGAATTGGCGTAAAAACCTCTAGAGGGTACATTACAAATTTCCACTTGTTGGTATACATTCGTAGGGTCAAAAGCTTTTGGTTTCACATTTCGTACATGGTCTCCAAAAATCGACTTGATCTTATCCTCTTCCGTCGCGCACATGCATGCTTGCCTGAAAAATcactgttatttttttttttacttttttgttatcaaaaaaatgtttattgacTCTACGTATAGTTATGATTTATGGAATAAAAGTAgattgaaattttgaagaaacAAACGAGAAAGTAGAGTCAGCACATGACCCTCACCCTTTGCTACTGCCTTTTGCGTGGATAACATAGTAGCCGTTAGAGGAGAGGGGCTCGTCAAGAACTGGGATGAACAAGAGCTCATATATCGGGTGTTCATCATCGCTGTGAGAGACAaccagtgttttgttttgtggaaAAGGCAAATTTTTCACTTCGTTTGAATCACAGAGGCCCCAACAACATGTCTCCTCAGTCTCTAGTGCTGTATCCATGGTGACCATATAGCCTGAATTAGGAGCTGTATGGGGTGGAGTTGAGAGCTTGCTGGGGTCCCTTCTGTACTCCGAAAGACGCCTTGTCAcgtacatctctctctctgtctctcttctTTGCTATTGGCCATTTGTCATGGTAtgtttatatacatacatacagaACTTGGATGAGTCCAAGATAATGAAGACGTACAAGCAACGGAAAAAACCATGAAATAAAACGATGAAACTTCGGAGCTTCCAAGATTTGACCGGGATGAAATGTCTTTTGATAATGTGGGATTGAACAGCTCCATCCCGACCAACTGTTCTTTTGATGATGTTACTGTATATAGCACATTCCTTGAAGCTTCTACGTTTGACccaagtaattttttattttatggagaAGGAACCGCGTGAATATCAATGCTATCAATGCCAGTCATAAGAGCACTGATATTGGAATAATAAATGTTAGTGAAATCTAAAATATAgctaaattttatacaaataatttgtATTGGACTAACTAAAAATTTTTAGTTTAGATTTTTAAGTTACAGTAACTCtaaagaaattttcaaaattagagTCACCATTCACTCCTCAAACCTATATTTCTTTCATAACTAATCAACAATGGTCATTTCCCttcttattcacaaattttattcaCAAGTTGAAATTATTGATGGACAGATATCGTCCAGATTTATGTTCAGATTATGTCtaggaaatattttttgtaaataaggttatattatattggataattaggttgagaaaaaaatagttgagaaacaataattttaagtaaaaattaaattattaattcatatatggagtgtattttcaaaatataaaaaaattattattaaaatatataatattatattattattttaactttgtaaTGGATAGTCTAATGTAGACTAGCTTCTTCAATAATTTTGACTTTAGcaaaaatctcaacttttatctaaattttagacttgataATGACTAGACCATTTTCACTACTCTAATGACTTTCCTTCTGATGGTTCCTCCAAATGACTAGATACGCTTCAGTTGGAGCATTTGTGTTCTCTATTGTAAAATTGCAGCAGAAAGTAATATTTTCCGCTTCAATATGCCTGATTTATTTTCgcagatgaaataagatgaatcaagattaaaattaaaaattacataaaatattgttagaatatatttttttaatattatttttatttcgagatttgaaaaagttgaattatttattttgttttgtatgagaatttaaaaaaattgtaataattagatgagatgaacaGTTCTGATTATTACAACAATTGTACGTCAATGAGCATGTTGCCAACAAGCAGAGAATTATGGTCCACCATTCAAGTCTATCTCATAGATCCATGCGGCAAAGAGAGAAGGGGCAAGACACAAAGAACTTCTGATCAACATATTttgatagtatatatagatTCAGATTGCATGATTTGACAATGTCAGTATGAGTGTCAAAATTTTGACGATTGAAATCTCCAGAATACAGATATTGCAATCTAACAAGGAAAAAGGATAAGAAAAACCTTGCGAATCCTTTCGAGGTGATATGCAACAACCATGAATATCCCTACTTCAAACATAGTTCACGCATCAAGTTTtagaaatttctttataattccCATCATCTCTCCTCCAGGAAAACGCCCAAGACACCCCCTTGCTGCTGCTATCTCATTCAACTCGTAAACAGAATCTCCATTAAAAGATTCAAACTGTTTGTTTCTTCTCTCTTGTTCATTTCCCACATCGTCTGTTAGATCTTCACCAGCTTTAATGGTTGGAAGAGGAAATGGATCAAGAGAAGTTCCCGAAACGATGGACTCTCCACCTATTGCACCCACACAGTCTTTCAATCGACACATGGCAAATGGAACTGGTTCAAAGCTGTGGTCTCCATATTCAACTGGAGTAGAGTGGTCTCCAGTTACGCAAaggaagaatttaaaatttccaGTTGATTCTGCCTCCCAGAGGAGCCTGATCAACTGTCCTATGGCTCGATCTACAGCCTCCAGTGCTTTGACTTTGAAAAGGCTTGCCTTGTCATGACCTGCATCATCTATTGCCTGCAACACCAATTATCAAGGAGACTCCATCACGGCGGTGACATTTGAAGAACTTGAGGCAAGCACTTTGGCCTCCTCCATCACCATCCAGCCTACAGTTCCAACAGGCTAGTTGCAGAGACGGAAAGAAAGAACCGtatccaaaataaaatgattcgaagagtaaaatgattttctacaattgattttttctgatatttctattttttcataaaaaaaaactagcaaaaATGTCCAATAGGTATTCAATTTAGAAGGCCCACGACCattagttataatgatttttttttttttttttttttttgtctgtcaAA
Coding sequences:
- the LOC121252540 gene encoding pentatricopeptide repeat-containing protein At5g15280, mitochondrial → MRPRLVSTSTTTRALHSHMLQFLSAIIHSHRPRIKQVRSLFYHFSTLPTTTATSFTDPSSPSSSKLQNNDTRLDLSSVKFNGFAQSVILNCSHSLDKKNGKDFANASVKDLIFYISDIEPNTARRFIRISVLKPEDVLGILLGFQSENGKVRIGARKVETLWEIFKRANEQDNGFKHLPRSCEVMASLLIHAGMLREVEFLLSTIESQGISLDGLEIFCNLIQGYAGDGELERAIVVYEQMRGRGFMPSVACCCVLLDFLVQKKKIQLANRVCWDMLEMNANLSDPEKASFENVIRLLCRNGHIQEGRNLAKKALVSGLEPSSSVINEIARGYCEKKDFEDLLSFFARMKCVPTVIAGNKIMHCLCLNFGTERAGLFLQELKALCFKPDEITFGILIGWSCHERKLKKAFFYLSDMLSKCLKPHICSYNALISGLFKEGMWKHAQDIIHEMVDRGTPPDISTFRILLAGFCKARQFDEVKRTVCQMARHGFIQLSSLEDPLSKAFRVLGLDPLAVRLKRDNNIGLSKTEFLDNLGNGLYLDTDLDDYEKTVTRVLEDSMIPDFNTLIMEQCGHRKFRNALLMVNEMVHWGQELSFSVFSALVQGFCSSRSHIKAVAKLLEKMPELADQLDQETLNLVVQAYCKKGLINSGKIILDRMLQRHLIAKSETYTALILGSCKKGNLKDLHCCWEVAQRNKWLPGLKDCKALVGCLCQREMLKEALQLLEHMLVYNIPAGLDIFSVFLENLCASGFTRIAHVLLDELLKQGFILDRVAYSHVVRGLCREKKFSAAFMMLDNMLAKNLVPCLDVSVLLIPQLCRVGRFEKAIALKEIALREQILDSSSLQGALVKGFCMTGNVREVATVFQDILFKGLLSAVELYNMLVQGHCQVKNLRKVWELLGGFIRKNLSLSISSYRNLVRLMLLEGRVPHALNLTALMLGQSKSHDLIIYNILIFYLFATGNSSLVKNILYQLQEKELLHNEVTYNFLIYGFSQCKDVSSTAHCLSTMISKELRPSNRSLRRVISSLCGAGELGKALYLSQEMELRGWVHGSIIQNAIVEGLISLGKLHEAEDLLDRMVEKCLIPDNINYDNLIKRFCLLDRLNKAVDLLNIMLKKGTVPNSSSYDSVIQGFCTQNRLDEAMDFYTEMLYRDLKPSIKTSGMLVHALCQNGRTAEAENLLISILQVGESTREMYCAVVNRNRLENNLKKASELMHVMQQRGYDPDFETHWSLISNLSNSSDKDDCNNNQGFLSSLLSVSGFAGKRGSKAELG
- the LOC121251398 gene encoding uncharacterized protein LOC121251398 isoform X2, whose protein sequence is MYVTRPLSMYRKSPSTLSEPPPDAPYSGYLVITDEEAEAGDSFCWGICKRKRVKKLPFPQDKILTIFHSSEYGETTATKVLFIPVLDKPLSSNRYYVIRAKGRKVCKCSREMDVMTCCFSDILRDKRPKPFNLRDLYQQVQIHSHQSGGFFAKSIAPDGIPPKFLRKKGWKVRGSSFYRLRLREALGLDASLRELLPDFNFPIFRKRSASVVVGKWYCPFIFVREKTRVRRQMKKTRFYTMTLEQKWEEIYSCGNANSQDNVVIVNADVQREVTLVAGQEAVKDDRHAQNGFIWFKVDNSQNGRRGRGVVGVGLSYAIVENMRWVQEAGGWVNGTEREVKVERAEQITSESEWQRFGCYVLVESFVLRRMDGRLVLKWDFRHTHRIRCKWEHD
- the LOC121252101 gene encoding uncharacterized protein LOC121252101, with the protein product MYVTRRLSEYRRDPSKLSTPPHTAPNSGYMVTMDTALETEETCCWGLCDSNEVKNLPFPQNKTLVVSHSDDEHPIYELLFIPVLDEPLSSNGYYVIHAKGSSKGQACMCATEEDKIKSIFGDHVRNVKPKAFDPTNVYQQVEICNVPSRGFYANSALPNCYPPSFLREKYRTAAHSSPSYYSFDDAPGKWYSPFVFIKEEGSVKTQMKKSLFYKMTLEQYWEQIYSQENHGGEGNIVTVNTNVEIREVYCLDGMKAVRVDGNVNESDGFIWFRVQNQNSGRVGLSSAIVDGMRGIQKEGGSVDGQDSEVWAEKVEVTDNLWRRLCGYVLVESFTLRRMDGSLVLNCDFRHTQRIKTKWE
- the LOC121251398 gene encoding uncharacterized protein LOC121251398 isoform X1, encoding MYVTRPLSMYRKSPSTLSEPPPDAPYSGYLVITDEEAEAGDSFCWGICKRKRVKKLPFPQDKILTIFHSSEYGETTATKVLFIPVLDKPLSSNRYYVIRAKGRYKGKVCKCSREMDVMTCCFSDILRDKRPKPFNLRDLYQQVQIHSHQSGGFFAKSIAPDGIPPKFLRKKGWKVRGSSFYRLRLREALGLDASLRELLPDFNFPIFRKRSASVVVGKWYCPFIFVREKTRVRRQMKKTRFYTMTLEQKWEEIYSCGNANSQDNVVIVNADVQREVTLVAGQEAVKDDRHAQNGFIWFKVDNSQNGRRGRGVVGVGLSYAIVENMRWVQEAGGWVNGTEREVKVERAEQITSESEWQRFGCYVLVESFVLRRMDGRLVLKWDFRHTHRIRCKWEHD